Part of the Streptomyces sp. WMMC500 genome is shown below.
CGCTGCGGCTGGACGACGAGCCGGGCAAGCCGGCGGCCGGCGGCCGGGGCGGCGGGCGCGAGCGGGACCGGCAGGGCCCGCCGCGGCAGCGCGGCGGCGGGCCCGGCGGCGGCCAGGGTGGCGGCGGCCAGGGCGCGGGCGGCGGGCGGCAGCGCGGGGGCGGGGGCCGGCGCCGCGACGCACAGCCGGAGAACAGCGAGATGGCGGACGCGCTGCGACGCGCGGGCCTGCTCGGCGGCGGCGGCCGGGGCGGCGGCAACGCGCCGCGCGGCAAGCGCTGATCGCGCCTCGCCCGCCGCGGCGCGGCGAGCCGGCGACCGGCGGCGAGCCCGGCAGGGCGGCGGGGCGCGGGACGGTTCACAGGCCCGCAGCGGCGGGAACCCGGCTGCGCTCCGGGTCCCCGCCCTGCCGGTGCACGTGGTCGCGGCGGCCGTCGTGCGCGGTCGCCGGCCGGGCACCGGCGGTCAGTGGGCGCCGGCCGTGAAGCCCGCGGTGGCCAGCAGCAGGGCCGCGGAGACGGCGCTCAGCCGGCGGGCCGCCCGCGGGTTCCTGCCGAAGGCGCTGCCGGCGCGGGCGGAGACCAGCGCCACCAGCACGTAGCCGAGCGTGCAGTTGACGACGTGCACCAGGCCGAGCACCGCGGTCTGCACGCCCAGCGGCAGCGCCGCGTCGGGGTTGATGAACTGCGGGATCAGCGCCAGGTACAGCAGCAGCCCCTTGGGGTTGAGCAGCGCCGTGAGCAGGCTCTGCCGCAGCACCGTCGCCGGGCCCGGGCCGGCGCCGGCGGGCCCGTCCGCCGCCGCGCGCAGCCCCCCGGTGCGGCGCAGCGAGCGCAGGAGTTGCCAGGCGAGGAACACCAGGTACGCCGCGCCCGCGTAGCGCAGCGCGGGCAGGGCCCCGGGCACCGCCCCCAGGGCCGCCGCGAGGCCGACCGCGGCGAGCACGGTGTGCGCGGCGTAGCCGGTGCCGATGCCGGCGACCGCGTACAGCGCCGCCCGGCGGCCCTGGCCGAGGCCGCGGGCGACGATGTACAGCCAGTCGGGCCCGGGGGTGGCGATGAGCAGCAGGTCGACGCCGAGAAACAGCACCAGCAGGTGGGTGTCCATGCGGGCGACGCTAGCCGTCGCGCCGGGGCAGCCGATGGCCGATCTCCGCCCCGAAGGGCCGCCGCGTGGCAGAAGATGGCGTCATGGACGCCATCGACCGCGCGATCCTGCGCGAACTGCAGCGGGACGGCCGCCTCAGCAACACCGAGCTCGCCGACCGGGTCCGGCTGACCCCCTCCCCCTGTCTGCGCCGGGTGCGGCAGTTGGAGCGGGACGGCGTGCTGCGCGGCTATCGCGCGCTGCTCGACGCCGACGCCGTCGGCCGCGGCTTCCAGGCGTTCGTCACCGTGGCGCTGGCGCGGGAGGACCGGGCGACGGTGGCCGAGTTCGAGCGCATGGTCCAGGAGCGCGAGGAGGTCGTCGAAGCTCACCGCGTCTTCGGCGACACCGACTTCGTGCTGCGCGTCGCGGTCGGTGACCTGGCCGCGTACGAGAAGTTCAACACCGAGGTGCTGCTCGCACTGCCGGGCGTGGCCCGGGTGACGTCTCATCTGACGATGAAGACCGTGAAGGAGGACCGGGGGCTGCCCGTACGGTGACGGGCGGCGGCCGGGTCGGGCGGCGCGCCGCCGGTGTCAGAGCCCCAGCAGGCCCTTCGTCAGCGTGGCCGCGCCGCCGGCCAGCCCGAGGATCAGCACCAGCCGGCGCGCGGGCGCCTCGGGCACCCGGTCGCCCAGGGCGCGGCCGATGAGCGCGCCCGCGGCGACGGCCGCCACGCACAGCACCCACGCGACGGCCGACAGGTCGGGCGGTCCCTTGGCGGTGACGGAGACGATGTTGATGACGACGCCGTAGAACAGGGCGTTCGGCACGAACTCCCGCACCGTCCAGCCCGCGTTGACGGCGTACAGCGAGACGGCGGGGCCGCCGATGCCCGCGGAGGAGTTCATGAAACCGCTCACCGCGCCGGCCGTGACCGCCCCGCCGGTGCCGCGCAGCGACTCGGCGCGGGCCCCGGCCATGACGAGCCCGACGGCGCCGCAGACCATCGCGCCCATGCCGGTCAGCAGCACGGGCGCGGGCAGTTGCGCGGCCGTGACGGCGCCGATCGGCACCGTGCAGACCGCGGCGGCCAGCAGCGGCACCATGGCGCCGGGCCGGACCTGCCGCCAGACGGTGGCCAGGCCGAACACGCAGATGGCGCCGGCGGCGACGTTGGAC
Proteins encoded:
- a CDS encoding LysE family translocator; the protein is MDTHLLVLFLGVDLLLIATPGPDWLYIVARGLGQGRRAALYAVAGIGTGYAAHTVLAAVGLAAALGAVPGALPALRYAGAAYLVFLAWQLLRSLRRTGGLRAAADGPAGAGPGPATVLRQSLLTALLNPKGLLLYLALIPQFINPDAALPLGVQTAVLGLVHVVNCTLGYVLVALVSARAGSAFGRNPRAARRLSAVSAALLLATAGFTAGAH
- a CDS encoding Lrp/AsnC family transcriptional regulator, which produces MDAIDRAILRELQRDGRLSNTELADRVRLTPSPCLRRVRQLERDGVLRGYRALLDADAVGRGFQAFVTVALAREDRATVAEFERMVQEREEVVEAHRVFGDTDFVLRVAVGDLAAYEKFNTEVLLALPGVARVTSHLTMKTVKEDRGLPVR
- a CDS encoding sulfite exporter TauE/SafE family protein, with product MAGVLLLGASVQRLAGIGLALVAGPALALVLGPAEGVRLSNVAAGAICVFGLATVWRQVRPGAMVPLLAAAVCTVPIGAVTAAQLPAPVLLTGMGAMVCGAVGLVMAGARAESLRGTGGAVTAGAVSGFMNSSAGIGGPAVSLYAVNAGWTVREFVPNALFYGVVINIVSVTAKGPPDLSAVAWVLCVAAVAAGALIGRALGDRVPEAPARRLVLILGLAGGAATLTKGLLGL